From one Rhodamnia argentea isolate NSW1041297 chromosome 1, ASM2092103v1, whole genome shotgun sequence genomic stretch:
- the LOC115733514 gene encoding disease resistance protein L6-like, translating into MATSSGYDHEVFLSFRGPDARSGIADVLYTNMIGKGIRVYKDDKNLGKGQEFVQELLEAINQSKISIPIFSKNYASSIWCLKEVAQMVECKKSKGQKIMPIFYDVDPKEVRYQTGGYEEAFRSHEKKTRYDKKTISEWKAALKEVSFVHGWDLHSKGENRREGEFAKELTEEVFKELKKDYLAVSDYLVSVDNQVDAIMEMIGAETSETRIIGIHGMGGIGKTTIAKIIYNKLSDNFKNCCFLRDIRETSKSKGIQRLQEQLISDILKEKCVVIKDSDEGIRTIKERLSNKMVLLLLDDAEEGNHISTLIGKRDWFGKGTKIIITTRNKGILDVPEVDKSYELSLMNPTRSLELFSKHAFGRDTPWDDYIDRSKKAVEIAGGLPLALEVIGSRLGRVGKDKDMWDAELVKLERVPRDDVRSKLKISYDALDSWQKLIFLDIACLFIGYDKDILVHFWDESDFFPIVDMKVLQNMSLIKINEYNKVWMHDQLRDLGRAMVREERGTQKEKQSRVWDPEEGLDLLTRHKGCKEVQALRLKLDHEWGRRFTYEGFESLSKLKFLEVDGWEGSFRAEDKLLWHGNPSNGLEKSVLVPQLRWLSWPDIPPTFNIANFSMENVVILNLSKSTIRHDWKGWSHMRTMKRLKVLDLSNCNRLESLPDDPGRGLTRLEYLSPAQCHSLTRLPISIGELTSLIELDISLTGIEELPRSIGELRNLKVVKMGCTNISKIPDAFWNIGKLEQVEASGRFGRLHGNIGPGIYENKSLSILKLERADISKLPRLPENSPDLVMVGNLMGLGKIGYHGGLWT; encoded by the exons ATGGCTACTTCGTCCGGATATGACCACGAAGtattcttgagtttcagaggacCAGATGCTCGATCAGGTATTGCCGACGTCCTATACACTAATATGATAGGTAAGGGAATCCGCGTTTATAAGGACGACAAAAATCTCGGCAAGGGGCAAGAGTTTGTCCAAGAACTTCTCGaagcaattaatcaatcaaagatCTCAATTCCtatcttttccaaaaattatgcGTCTAGCATATGGTGTCTCAAGGAGGTAGCGCAGATGGTCGAGTGCAAGAAATCTAAGGGACAaaagatcatgcccattttttatgatgtggATCCTAAAGAAGTTCGATACCAAACCGGGGGTTACGAAGAGGCCTTTCGTTCCCATGAAAAGAAGACGCGATATGACAAGAAGACTATAAGTGAGTGGAAGGCTGCCCTTAAAGAAGTATCGTTTGTACACGGATGGGACCTGCATAGCAAGGGGGAGAACAG GCGAGAAGGAGAGTTTGCAAAAGAACTCACCGAGGAGGTTTTcaaagaattgaaaaaggatTATTTGGCGGTATCTGATTACTTGGTCAGTGTCGACAACCAAGTGGATGCAATCATGGAAATGATAGGTGCTGAGACAAGTGAAACACGGATTATAGGAATCCATGGGATGGGTGGCATCGGAAAGACAACAATCGCCAAAATTATCTACAATAAGCTTTCAGACAACTTTAAGAACTGCTGCTTTCTTCGCGATATTCGAGAAACGTCAAAAAGTAAGGGCATTCAACGCTTGCAGGAACAGCTCATCTCTGACATCCTCAAAGAGAAATGTGTGGTTATAAAAGACAGTGATGAAGGGATTCGGACAATTAAAGAAAGGTTGTCCAATAAAATGGTCCTCCTCCTTCTCGATGATGCCGAAGAAGGGAATCATATATCCACACTTATAGGTAAGCGTGATTGGTTTGGCAAAGGGACCAAAATTATTATTACTACAAGAAACAAAGGTATTCTTGATGTTCCCGAGGTGGACAAGAGTTATGAGCTTAGCCTTATGAATCCCACTCGATCTCTTGAACTTTTTAGCAAACATGCTTTCGGAAGAGATACTCCTTGGGACGATTATATCGACCGATCCAAGAAGGCGGTAGAAATTGCTGGAGGTCTTCCGCTTGCTCTTGAGGTCATTGGTTCACGTTTGGGTCGCGTTGGAAAGGATAAGGATATGTGGGACGCCGAATTGGTGAAGCTTGAAAGAGTTCCTCGTGATGATGTTCGGAGTAAACTGAAAATAAGCTATGATGCATTAGATTCTTGGCAAAAGCTTATATTCCTCgatatagcttgtcttttcATTGGATATGACAAAGACATTCTGGTTCATTTCTGGGATGAATCTGATTTTTTCCCGATAGTAGACATGAAAGTTTTGCAGAAcatgtctttgataaagatCAACGAGTATAATAAAGTATGGATGCACGACCAATTAAGAGACCTTGGAAGAGCAATGGTTCGTGAAGAAAGAGGCACGCAGAAGGAGAAGCAGAGTAGAGTGTGGGATCCCGAGGAAGGATTGGATTTGCTCACGAGACATAAG GGATGTAAAGAAGTGCAAGCTCTTCGTCTCAAGTTGGACCATGAGTGGGGGCGTCGTTTTACATACGAGGGCTTTGAGAGCCTGTCAAAGCTAAAATTCCTTGAAGTGGACGGTTGGGAAGGAAGTTTTCGTGCAGAAGATAAGCTTCTTTGGCACGGAAACCCATCAAATGGTCTTGAGAAGTCGGTTCTCGTCCCTCAACTACGTTGGCTTTCGTGGCCCGATATTCCCCCAACATTTAACATTGCAAATTTCTCCATGGAAAATGTGGTTATTCTTAATCTATCAAAGAGTACTATTAGGCATGATTGGAAAGGGTGGAGCCACATGCGG ACGATGAAGAGATTGAAAGTTCTGGATTTGTCCAACTGTAATAGGCTTGAGAGTTTACCAGACGATCCGGGTAGAGGTCTTACACGCCTGGAATACCTATCTCCGGCACAGTGCCACTCGTTGACGAGGCTTCCGATATCAATCGGAGAATTGACGTCGCTGATTGAGTTGGATATATCCTTGACGGGGATCGAAGAACTACCCCGTTCCATCGGAGAGTTGAGGAATTTGAAAGTGGTGAAGATGGGGTGCACTAACATAAGCAAAATACCCGACGCATTTTGGAATATTGGGAAGCTCGAACAAGTAGAAGCCTCCGGACGTTTCGGGCGTTTACATGGAAACATAGGTCCTGGCATCTACGAGAATAAATCCCTGAGCATCTTGAAATTGGAGCGGGCGGATATATCCAAACTACCGCGGCTTCCTGAAA ATTCGCCCGATCTGGTGATGGTGGGAAATCTAATGGGCTTGGGGAAGATTGGATACCACGGTGGATTGTGGACTTGA
- the LOC115733510 gene encoding lipase-like isoform X1, with amino-acid sequence MERSGSWLRLMVLTCLIAASGARGITGLGGIVYCVVELWCLFEWGKLWLNDPSELRVRSKAHKAVYNHTLATILVEYASAVYMSDLTELISWTCSRCDGKTKGFEVIELIVDVQHCLQAYVGVAKDLNAMVIAFRGTQEHSIQNWVEDLYWKQLDINYPGMPGAMVHHGFYYAYHNTTIRPGILDAVMRAKDLYGDINVMVTGHSMGGAMASFCGLDLVVNHEARNVQVLTFGQPRIGNAAFASYYSDRVPHSIRITNGHDIVPHLPPYYSRFPQKTYHHFPREVWLYNIGFGSLVYQVEKVCDSSGEDPSCSRSVTGNSIADHVVYYGVGLMAETWRSCKIVTDPRLKEYGGEDVNGNLMLSRNPSAAALRLPSDSDAKSNLS; translated from the exons ATGGAGCGGAGCGGGTCGTGGTTGAGGTTGATGGTTCTGACGTGCTTGATTGCCGCAAGTGGGGCGAGAG GTATTACAGGGTTGGGGGGAATCGTTTACTGTGTCGTGGAGCTGTGGTGCCTGTTTGAATGGGGCAAACTATGGCTGAACGATCCCTCGG AACTTAGAGTGAGGTCCAAGGCTCATAAAGCTGTTTACAATCACACTCTTGCCACGATATTGGTGGAATATGCATCTGCC GTTTACATGTCAGATTTGACGGAACTTATTAGTTGGACATGTTCTAGATGTGATGGAAAGACCAAG GGGTTCGAAGTCATTGAACTGATAGTTGATGTTCAGCACTGCTTACAG GCATATGTTGGGGTGGCCAAGGACCTTAATGCTATGGTTATAGCTTTCAGAGGAACTCAAGAACATAG CATACAGAATTGGGTTGAAGATCTCTATTGGAAACAGCTTGACATAAATTACCCTGGCATGCCTGGTGCCATG GTTCATCATGGATTTTATTATGCTTATCACAATACGACAATTCGACCTGGTATTTTGGATGCTGTTATGAGAGCCAAGGATTTATATGGAGACATCAACGTTATGGTGACAGGGCATTCTATGGGAGGGGCTATGGCATCCTTCTGCGGACTTGATCTTGTG GTCAATCATGAAGCACGAAATGTTCAGGTTTTAACATTTGGACAACCTCGTATTGGCAATGCAGCATTTGCGTCTTACTACAGTGACCGCGTGCCACATTCAATACGTATTACTAATGGACATGATATTGTGCCTCATTTGCCTCCGTACTATTCTCGGTTCCCACAGAAGACCTACCATCACTTCCCTAGAGAG GTATGGCTGTACAATATAGGATTTGGTAGTCTGGTTTATCAGGTTGAGAAAGTTTGTGATAGCTCTGGCGAAGATCCATCATGCAGCAG ATCGGTAACTGGCAACAGCATCGCGGACCATGTAGTCTACTATGGTGTGGGATTAATGGCTGAAACATGGAGATCGTGCAAAATCGTCACGGACCCACGATTGAAGGAATATGGAGGTGAAGATGTCAATGGAAATCTAATGCTTTCCAGGAATCCTTCTGCTGCTGCATTGAGGCTGCCTTCAGACTCCGATGCCAAGAGCAACTTGAGTTAA
- the LOC115733510 gene encoding lipase-like isoform X2 has translation MERSGSWLRLMVLTCLIAASGARELRVRSKAHKAVYNHTLATILVEYASAVYMSDLTELISWTCSRCDGKTKGFEVIELIVDVQHCLQAYVGVAKDLNAMVIAFRGTQEHSIQNWVEDLYWKQLDINYPGMPGAMVHHGFYYAYHNTTIRPGILDAVMRAKDLYGDINVMVTGHSMGGAMASFCGLDLVVNHEARNVQVLTFGQPRIGNAAFASYYSDRVPHSIRITNGHDIVPHLPPYYSRFPQKTYHHFPREVWLYNIGFGSLVYQVEKVCDSSGEDPSCSRSVTGNSIADHVVYYGVGLMAETWRSCKIVTDPRLKEYGGEDVNGNLMLSRNPSAAALRLPSDSDAKSNLS, from the exons ATGGAGCGGAGCGGGTCGTGGTTGAGGTTGATGGTTCTGACGTGCTTGATTGCCGCAAGTGGGGCGAGAG AACTTAGAGTGAGGTCCAAGGCTCATAAAGCTGTTTACAATCACACTCTTGCCACGATATTGGTGGAATATGCATCTGCC GTTTACATGTCAGATTTGACGGAACTTATTAGTTGGACATGTTCTAGATGTGATGGAAAGACCAAG GGGTTCGAAGTCATTGAACTGATAGTTGATGTTCAGCACTGCTTACAG GCATATGTTGGGGTGGCCAAGGACCTTAATGCTATGGTTATAGCTTTCAGAGGAACTCAAGAACATAG CATACAGAATTGGGTTGAAGATCTCTATTGGAAACAGCTTGACATAAATTACCCTGGCATGCCTGGTGCCATG GTTCATCATGGATTTTATTATGCTTATCACAATACGACAATTCGACCTGGTATTTTGGATGCTGTTATGAGAGCCAAGGATTTATATGGAGACATCAACGTTATGGTGACAGGGCATTCTATGGGAGGGGCTATGGCATCCTTCTGCGGACTTGATCTTGTG GTCAATCATGAAGCACGAAATGTTCAGGTTTTAACATTTGGACAACCTCGTATTGGCAATGCAGCATTTGCGTCTTACTACAGTGACCGCGTGCCACATTCAATACGTATTACTAATGGACATGATATTGTGCCTCATTTGCCTCCGTACTATTCTCGGTTCCCACAGAAGACCTACCATCACTTCCCTAGAGAG GTATGGCTGTACAATATAGGATTTGGTAGTCTGGTTTATCAGGTTGAGAAAGTTTGTGATAGCTCTGGCGAAGATCCATCATGCAGCAG ATCGGTAACTGGCAACAGCATCGCGGACCATGTAGTCTACTATGGTGTGGGATTAATGGCTGAAACATGGAGATCGTGCAAAATCGTCACGGACCCACGATTGAAGGAATATGGAGGTGAAGATGTCAATGGAAATCTAATGCTTTCCAGGAATCCTTCTGCTGCTGCATTGAGGCTGCCTTCAGACTCCGATGCCAAGAGCAACTTGAGTTAA
- the LOC115733510 gene encoding lipase-like isoform X3, with amino-acid sequence MERSGSWLRLMVLTCLIAASGARGITGLGGIVYCVVELWCLFEWGKLWLNDPSELRVRSKAHKAVYNHTLATILVEYASAVYMSDLTELISWTCSRCDGKTKGFEVIELIVDVQHCLQAYVGVAKDLNAMVIAFRGTQEHSIQNWVEDLYWKQLDINYPGMPGAMVHHGFYYAYHNTTIRPGILDAVMRAKDLYGDINVMVTGHSMGGAMASFCGLDLVVNHEARNVQVLTFGQPRIGNAAFASYYSDRVPHSIRITNGHDIVPHLPPYYSRFPQKTYHHFPREVWLYNIGFGSLVYQVEKVCDSSGEDPSCSSCNKS; translated from the exons ATGGAGCGGAGCGGGTCGTGGTTGAGGTTGATGGTTCTGACGTGCTTGATTGCCGCAAGTGGGGCGAGAG GTATTACAGGGTTGGGGGGAATCGTTTACTGTGTCGTGGAGCTGTGGTGCCTGTTTGAATGGGGCAAACTATGGCTGAACGATCCCTCGG AACTTAGAGTGAGGTCCAAGGCTCATAAAGCTGTTTACAATCACACTCTTGCCACGATATTGGTGGAATATGCATCTGCC GTTTACATGTCAGATTTGACGGAACTTATTAGTTGGACATGTTCTAGATGTGATGGAAAGACCAAG GGGTTCGAAGTCATTGAACTGATAGTTGATGTTCAGCACTGCTTACAG GCATATGTTGGGGTGGCCAAGGACCTTAATGCTATGGTTATAGCTTTCAGAGGAACTCAAGAACATAG CATACAGAATTGGGTTGAAGATCTCTATTGGAAACAGCTTGACATAAATTACCCTGGCATGCCTGGTGCCATG GTTCATCATGGATTTTATTATGCTTATCACAATACGACAATTCGACCTGGTATTTTGGATGCTGTTATGAGAGCCAAGGATTTATATGGAGACATCAACGTTATGGTGACAGGGCATTCTATGGGAGGGGCTATGGCATCCTTCTGCGGACTTGATCTTGTG GTCAATCATGAAGCACGAAATGTTCAGGTTTTAACATTTGGACAACCTCGTATTGGCAATGCAGCATTTGCGTCTTACTACAGTGACCGCGTGCCACATTCAATACGTATTACTAATGGACATGATATTGTGCCTCATTTGCCTCCGTACTATTCTCGGTTCCCACAGAAGACCTACCATCACTTCCCTAGAGAG GTATGGCTGTACAATATAGGATTTGGTAGTCTGGTTTATCAGGTTGAGAAAGTTTGTGATAGCTCTGGCGAAGATCCATCATGCAGCAG CTGCAATAAGTCATGA
- the LOC115729426 gene encoding ISWI chromatin-remodeling complex ATPase CHR11: protein MARPSKQQASSDEGLSDGYEEEEQQQLNEPVNEEDEEELEAVARSASSADEDDSPPAADADENGEAEEEDDDEEDDGETEVSKREKVRLREMQKLKKQKIQEMLDQQNAAINADMNNKGQGRLKYLLQQTEIFAHFAKGNQSSSLKGKGRGRHESKITEEEEDEECLKEEEDGLSGTGNTRLLTQPSCIQGKMRDYQLAGLNWLIRLYENGINGILADEMGLGKTLQTISLLGYLHEFRGIPGPHMVVAPKSTLGNWMNEIRRFCPVLRAVKFLGNPEERRYIRDELLVAGKFDVCVTSFEMAIKEKSALRRFSWRYIIIDEAHRIKNENSLLSKTMRLYNTNYRLLITGTPLQNNLHELWSLLNFLLPEIFSSAETFDEWFQISGENDQQEVVQQLHKVLRPFLLRRLKSDVEKGLPPKKETILKVGMSQMQKNYYRALLQKDLEVVNAGGERKRLLNIAMQLRKCCNHPYLFQGAEPGPPYTTGDHLITNAGKMVLLDKLLPKLKERDSRVLIFSQMTRLLDILEDYLMFRGYLYCRIDGNTGGEERDASIDAFNKPGSEKFVFLLSTRAGGLGINLATADVVILYDSDWNPQVDLQAQDRAHRIGQKKEVQVFRFCTEYTIEEKVIERAYKKLALDALVIQQGRLAEQKTVNKDELLQMVRFGAEMVFSSKDSTITDEDIDRIIAKGEEATAELDAKMKKFTEDAIKFKMDDTAELYDFDDEKEENKFDFKKIVSENWIEPPKRERKRNYSESEYFKQTMRQGGPAKPKEPRIPRMPQLHDFQFFNTQRLSELYEKEVRYLMQAHQKNQMKDAIDVDETEDVGDPLTAEELEEKERLLEEGFSTWSRRDFNTFIRACEKYGRNDIKSIASEMEGKTEEEVERYAKVFKERYKELNDYDRIIKNIERGEARISRKDEIMKAIGKKLDRYKNPWLELKIQYGQNKGKLYNEECDRFMICMVHKLGYGNWDELKAAFRTSPLFRFDWFVKSRTTQELARRCDTLIRLVEKENQEYDERERQARKEKKLAKSQSMTPSKRAVSRQANESPSSLRKRKQSSMDDYLSSGKRRK, encoded by the exons ATGGCGAGGCCCTCGAAGCAGCAGGCGTCGTCCGATGAGGGCCTGTCCGACGGgtacgaggaggaggagcagcagcagctcaACGAGCCGGTCaacgaggaggacgaggaggagctcGAGGCCGTCGCCCGCTCCGCCAGCTCCGCCGACGAGGACGACTCCCCTCCGGCCGCCGACGCCGACGAGAATGgcgaggccgaggaggaggacgacgatGAG GAAGATGACGGTGAAACAGAAGTTAGCAAGCGTGAGAAGGTCAGGCTTCGTGAAATGCAAAAGTTGAAGAAGCAGAAGATTCAGGAAATGTTGGATCAGCAAAATGCAGCTATCAACGCTGATATG aatAATAAGGGACAAGGGAGACTGAAGTATCTCCTGCAGCAAACTGAGATTTTTGCTCATTTTGCCAAAGGCAACCAGTCCTCTTCACTGAAGGGAAAAGGAAG GGGTCGTCATGAATCTAAAATAactgaagaggaagaggatgaagaATGTCttaaggaggaagaagatgggttGTCTGGTACAGGAAACACACGGCTGTTGACACAACCCTctt GTATACAAGGGAAGATGAGGGATTATCAGCTTGCTGGATTGAATTGGCTCATAAGATTGTATGAGAATGGCATTAACGGAATACTTGCAGATGAAATG GGTCTTGGAAAGACGCTGCAGACTATCTCGTTACTGGGTTATCTGCACGAGTTCAGAGGAATTCCTGGTCCTCATATGGTTGTTGCTCCAAAGTCAACTCTGGGTAACTGGATGAATGAAATTCGCCGCTTTTGCCCTGTTCTTCGTGCTGTAAAGTTCCTTGGAAATCCAGAAGAACGG AGGTATATACGTGATGAACTATTGGTTGCCGGGAAGTTTGATGTATGTGTTACCAGTTTTGAGATGGCAATTAAAGAGAAGTCTGCCTTGCGCCGATTCAGCTGGCGGTATATTATAATTGATGAAGCCCACAGGATCAAGAACGAAAATTCTCTACTTTCAAAGACGATGAGGCTGTATAATACCAACTATCGTCTTCTTATCACTGGTACACCGCTTCAG AACAATCTTCATGAGCTGTGGTCTCTTCTGAACTTTCTGCTTCCAGAAATATTCAGTTCGGCAGAAACTTTTGATGAATGGTTTCAAATTTCTGGTGAAAATGATCAGCAGGAAGTTGTTCAACAACTTCATAAG gTTCTCCGGCCCTTTCTCCTCCGAAGGTTGAAGTCTGATGTGGAGAAAGGTTTGCCTCCTAAGAAGGAAACAATCTTGAAAGTTGGCATGTCTCAGATGCAAAAGAATTATTACAGAGCTTTACTGCAGAAAGATTTAGAAGTTGTTAATGCTGGTGGAGAAAGAAAGCGTCTTTTGAATATAGCAATGCAGTTGCGTAAATGCTGTAATCATCCGTACCTTTTTCAAGGTGCTGAACCGGGCCCTCCTTATACAACAGGAGATCATCTGATAACCAATGCAG GTAAAATGGTTCTCTTGGATAAGTTGCTCCCAAAACTAAAAGAACGTGATTCTAGGGTCCTTATTTTTTCACAG ATGACAAGGTTGCTGGACATTCTTGAGGATTATTTGATGTTTCGTGGGTACCTGTATTGTCGAATTGATGGTAATACAGGTGGAGAAGAACGTGATGCTTCCATTGACGCTTTCAATAAGCCAGGAAGTGAGAAGTTTGTATTCTTGTTGTCCACAAGAGCTGGTGGTCTTGGCATTAACCTCGCTACTGCAGATGTTGTCATTCTCTATGATAGTGACTG GAATCCACAGGTCGATTTGCAAGCACAGGATCGTGCACACAGAATTGGTCAGAAAAAGGAAGTTCAAGTGTTTAGATTTTGCACAGAG TACACTATTGAGGAGAAAGTGATTGAGAGGGCCTACAAAAAGCTTGCCCTTGATGCATTGGTGATTCAGCAAGGACGATTAGCTGAGCAGAAAA CTGTCAATAAAGATGAGCTGCTTCAAATGGTTAGATTCGGTGCAGAGATGGTTTTCAGTTCTAAAGATAGCACCATTACAGATGAGGATATTGACAGAATTATAGCCAAGGGAGAAGAGGCAACAGCTGAGCTTGATGCCAAGATGAAGAAATTTACAGAGGATGCGATCAAATTTAAGATGGATGATA CTGCTGAGCTCTATGATTTTGATGATGAGAAG GAGGAGAACAAGTTTGACTTTAAGAAAATCGTCAGCGAAAACTGGATTGAACCTCCAAAAAGAGAGCGGAAGCGCAA CTACTCGGAATCTGAGTACTTTAAGCAAACAATGCGGCAAGGTGGACCTGCAAAACCCAAAGAGCCTCGAATTCCTCGCATGCCTCAACT GCATGACTTCCAGTTTTTTAACACTCAAAGGCTGAGTGAGCTATATGAAAAGGAAGTACGCTATCTCATG CAAGCACATCAGAAGAATCAAATGAAAGATGCAATAGACGTGGATGAGACTGAAG ACGTAGGAGATCCATTGACAGCTGAAGAGCTGGAAGAAAAGGAGAGGTTATTGGAAGAG GGATTTTCAACATGGAGTAGAAGAGACTTTAATACTTTCATCAGAGCTTGTGAAAAGTATGGTCGGAATGACATCAAGAGTATTGCTTCTGAGATGGAAGGTAAAACAGAGGAGGAAGTTGAAAGATATGCAAAGGTTTTCAAAGAAAGATACAAGGAATTGAACG ATTATGatagaattataaaaaatattgaacgcGGAGAGGCTAGGATATCTCGAAAAGACGAGATCATGAAAGCTATTGGAAAGAAATTGGACCGCTACAAGAATCCATGGCTGGAATTGAAGATTCAGTACGGTCAGAACAAAGGAAAATTGTACAATGAAGAATGCGACCGGTTCATG ATATGCATGGTACACAAGCTTGGGTATGGAAACTGGGATGAGCTGAAGGCTGCTTTTCGGACATCACCTCTATTTCGGTTTGATTGGTTTGTGAAATCTCGCACAACTCAAGAGCTTGCTCGGAGGTGTGACACGCTCATTCGGTTGGTGGAGAAGGAAAATCAAGAATATGATGAGAGGGAGAGACAAGCCCGTAAAGAGAAGAAGCTTGCCAAG TCTCAGAGCATGACGCCATCAAAACGAGCCGTATCTAGGCAGGCCAATGAGAGCCCAAGTTCTCTGAGGAAGCGCAAGCAATCATCCATGGATGACTACCTCAGCTCG GGGAAGAGGAGGAAATGA